The proteins below are encoded in one region of Sminthopsis crassicaudata isolate SCR6 chromosome 1, ASM4859323v1, whole genome shotgun sequence:
- the LOC141552096 gene encoding olfactory receptor 10T2-like yields the protein MKLENETWIVKEFVLVGFSNLPDLKVTLFTLFLLMYLITLSGNVTIITIIYLDHTLHTPMYCFLGVLSLSETCYTLVTIPNMLAHLLIENHVISIPSCRAQMFFFIGLSCSNCFLLILMGYDRYVAICHPLRYAVIMRPSVCLYLGSLVFCSGFLVAVTETCLIFSSSFCHSNRVEHFFCDIAPVLKLSCTQSAAKALIIFFFSVIMVLASFLLILLSYAFIVAAIVKIPSAARRRKAFSTCVSHLTVVIVHFGCASIIYLRPKSGNNPDQDRMVAVFYTVVTPLLNPVVYTLRNKEVRVVLKRTLGRKLRTHND from the coding sequence ATGAAGTTGGAAAATGAGACATGGATAGTGAAAGAATTTGTGCTTGTGGGGTTTTCCAATCTTCCAGATCTGAAGGTTACTCTCTTCACTCTCTTCTTGCTCATGTACTTGATCACACTCAGTGGCAATGTCACTATCATTACCATCATCTACCTGGATCACACCCTCCACACTCCCATGTATTGCTTCTTAGGGGTCCTGTCCCTCTCAGAGACTTGCTACACTCTGGTCACCATTCCCAACATGCTGGCTCACCTGTTGATAGAGAACCATGTCATCTCCATTCCTAGTTGCCGGGctcaaatgttcttttttattggcTTGAGCTGCAGTAATTGTTTCCTCCTCATCTTGATGGGCTATGACCGGTATGTGGCCATCTGCCACCCACTCCGTTATGCAGTGATCATGAGGCCGTCTGTTTGTCTCTATCTGGGAAGCCTGGTCTTCTGCTCTGGATTTCTGGTGGCTGTCACTGAGACTTGTCTgatattctcctcctccttttgccACAGCAACCGAGTGGAACACTTCTTCTGTGACATTGCCCCTGTTCTCAAACTTAGTTGTACTCAGAGTGCAGCCAAGGCCTTGATTATCTTCTTCTTCAGTGTGATCATGGTGCTGGCCTCCTTCCTCCTCATTCTGCTCTCATATGCCTTCATTGTGGCTGCCATTGTGAAGATCCCTTCTGCTGCTAGACGGCGCAAAGCCTTCTCCACTTGTGTGTCCCATCTCACAGTGGTCATTGTGCACTTTGGATGTGCCTCTATAATTTATCTGAGACCAAAGTCAGGGAACAACCCAGATCAGGACCGAATGGTGGCCGTGTTCTACACAGTGGTTACCCCATTGCTCAACCCTGTGGTGTACACCCTACGTAACAAGGAGGTCAGAGTAGTACTAAAGAGGACCTTGGGTCGCAAACTGAGGACCCATAATGACTAA